Proteins from one Streptomyces sp. NBC_00390 genomic window:
- a CDS encoding amidohydrolase, with amino-acid sequence MSTAPDLVLLNGSVWTAGPARTRASALAVTGDRISAVGSDREIRELAGPHSEVVDLEGRFALPGFTDAHVHPVIAGIGMLGCDLSDARDADAYRRIIRSYADAHPEEEWIVGSGWSFDAFPGGLPPRGLLDEVVPDRPAYFPVRDGHSAWANARALALAGVARNTPDPADGRIERDPDGEPTGVLHEGAMGLVGDRTPPVSAARARAGLLAAQAHLHSLGITGWQDALVGAYGGFPDPLDAYLAADADGSLTARVRGALWWDREAGLEQIESLLARRAKAAAQGGRRFTAGSVKIMQDGVVENFSAAMLEPYLDSCGCPGDNCGLSMVDPALLREAAVSLDAEGFQIHFHALGDRAVREALDSLEAAVAANGHTGNRHHLAHLQVVHPDDIPRFRTLRATANIQPLWAAHEPAMDDLTLPFLGAERGALQYPFGALHAAGAVLAAGSDWFVSSPDPMHGIHVAVNRQVWPEELGEPEPRPPFLPHQRLTLTDALAAYTAGSAWVNHQDEAGVLATGRLADIAVLDRDPFAVDPRELHGIRCVRTYVGGAQVHVAD; translated from the coding sequence GTGAGCACCGCCCCCGATCTCGTCCTCCTCAACGGCAGCGTCTGGACCGCCGGACCGGCCCGCACCCGCGCCTCGGCCCTCGCGGTCACCGGCGACCGGATCAGCGCGGTCGGCAGCGACCGCGAGATACGCGAGCTGGCCGGGCCCCACAGCGAAGTGGTCGATCTGGAGGGGCGGTTCGCGCTCCCCGGGTTCACCGATGCGCATGTGCACCCGGTGATCGCGGGCATCGGGATGCTCGGCTGCGACCTGTCCGATGCGCGGGACGCGGACGCGTACCGCAGGATCATCCGCTCGTACGCGGACGCACATCCGGAGGAGGAGTGGATCGTCGGCAGCGGCTGGTCGTTCGACGCGTTCCCGGGCGGGCTGCCGCCGCGCGGGCTGCTGGACGAGGTGGTGCCGGACCGGCCCGCGTACTTCCCGGTGCGGGACGGGCACTCCGCGTGGGCCAACGCCCGCGCGCTCGCCCTGGCCGGCGTCGCCCGCAACACCCCGGACCCGGCCGACGGCCGTATCGAACGCGATCCGGACGGCGAGCCGACCGGTGTGCTGCACGAGGGCGCCATGGGACTGGTCGGCGACAGAACCCCGCCGGTCTCCGCCGCCCGGGCCCGCGCCGGACTCCTCGCCGCTCAGGCGCACCTCCACTCCCTCGGCATCACCGGCTGGCAGGACGCTCTGGTCGGCGCGTACGGCGGCTTCCCCGACCCGCTCGATGCCTACCTCGCCGCCGACGCCGACGGCTCGCTCACCGCACGCGTCCGCGGCGCCCTCTGGTGGGACCGAGAGGCCGGCCTGGAGCAGATCGAGTCGCTGCTCGCACGGCGGGCGAAGGCGGCCGCGCAGGGCGGGCGGCGGTTCACCGCGGGCAGCGTGAAGATCATGCAGGACGGGGTGGTGGAGAACTTCTCCGCCGCCATGCTGGAGCCCTACCTGGACTCCTGCGGCTGCCCCGGCGACAACTGCGGACTGTCCATGGTCGATCCGGCACTGCTCCGTGAGGCCGCGGTCAGTCTGGACGCCGAAGGGTTCCAGATCCACTTCCACGCTCTCGGCGACCGTGCCGTCCGCGAGGCCCTGGACTCACTGGAAGCCGCCGTCGCCGCCAACGGCCACACCGGCAACCGGCACCACCTGGCCCACCTCCAAGTCGTCCACCCCGATGACATCCCGCGCTTTCGCACCCTGCGCGCCACCGCCAACATCCAGCCGCTGTGGGCCGCCCACGAACCTGCCATGGACGACCTCACGCTGCCCTTCCTGGGCGCGGAGCGCGGCGCCCTCCAGTACCCCTTCGGCGCACTTCACGCGGCGGGCGCGGTGCTCGCGGCCGGCAGCGACTGGTTCGTCTCCAGCCCCGACCCGATGCACGGTATCCACGTCGCCGTGAACCGCCAGGTCTGGCCGGAGGAGCTGGGCGAGCCCGAACCACGTCCCCCGTTCCTGCCGCACCAGCGCCTCACCCTCACCGACGCGCTTGCCGCGTACACGGCAGGTTCGGCCTGGGTGAACCACCAGGACGAGGCCGGCGTCCTCGCCACCGGGCGGCTCGCGGACATCGCGGTCCTGGACCGGGACCCGTTCGCCGTCGACCCGCGGGAGCTGCACGGAATCCGCTGTGTGCGGACGTACGTGGGCGGCGCCCAGGTGCATGTCGCGGACTGA
- a CDS encoding class F sortase yields the protein MPGAEQRPAGAGRLLTGVAWALLLIGLCIWGRDITAGPAGNSAPTTGDVAAVGRPPGVAMPRAHTPLKPVMPSRVEVPALGITARVVPRGLDARGAVDPPPYGMARSVGWFEHGTRPGARGAALLVGRVDTRTEPAAFHGLSAARPGQKIRVARTDGSVAEFTIEDVHVFDRDRFDARKLYGGPTGGRAELRLITCDGSSDRPRDGFTAHVVVSAYLSGASKA from the coding sequence ATGCCCGGCGCCGAACAGCGCCCGGCGGGCGCCGGCCGACTGCTCACCGGAGTGGCCTGGGCGCTCCTGCTGATCGGCCTGTGCATCTGGGGAAGGGACATCACCGCCGGCCCCGCCGGGAACTCCGCGCCCACCACCGGTGACGTGGCCGCGGTCGGCCGCCCGCCGGGGGTCGCCATGCCCCGTGCGCACACGCCGCTGAAGCCCGTGATGCCGAGCCGGGTGGAGGTCCCCGCCCTCGGTATCACGGCCCGGGTGGTCCCGCGCGGCCTCGACGCGAGGGGCGCGGTCGACCCGCCGCCCTACGGTATGGCCCGCAGCGTGGGCTGGTTCGAGCACGGCACCCGGCCGGGTGCGCGCGGTGCCGCCCTGCTCGTGGGGCGTGTGGACACCCGGACCGAGCCTGCGGCCTTCCACGGGCTCAGCGCCGCGCGCCCGGGCCAGAAGATCCGGGTGGCGAGGACCGACGGGTCGGTCGCCGAGTTCACCATCGAGGACGTCCACGTCTTCGACCGGGACCGGTTCGACGCGCGGAAGCTCTACGGAGGGCCGACCGGCGGGCGTGCGGAGCTGCGGCTGATCACCTGTGACGGATCGTCCGACCGCCCGCGGGACGGTTTCACCGCGCATGTGGTCGTCTCGGCCTATCTCAGCGGGGCCTCCAAGGCGTGA
- a CDS encoding glycoside hydrolase family 6 protein — translation MYRSLFVRHARAGFGLAATGAVLLLAGCSSGDDGDKQPTMSQQPKAQDPYWVNPDGKAAQQVAAYREDGAEKNADLIMKIAEQPVGEWIGPDNPEAEAKGFTEAAAKADRDALLVLYNIPHRDCGQFSKGGAADGNAYREWVDKVAKGIGDRRATVVLEPDAVLHLVDGCTPDEFHEERYDLLKGAIQRLKQQPATKVYLDAGNAGWSQPDSLFEPLQWAGIDKADGFAVNVSNFQTTAASKDFGRKLSAKVGNKHFVIDTSRNGNGPYTQGDPKENWCNPPGRALGERPTTKTGDPLVDGYLWIKRPGESDGDCKGGPKAGDWFPEYALELARNTK, via the coding sequence ATGTACCGCAGTTTGTTCGTCCGGCATGCCCGGGCGGGCTTCGGTCTGGCGGCCACGGGGGCGGTGCTGCTGCTGGCGGGCTGTTCCTCCGGCGATGACGGGGACAAGCAGCCGACGATGAGCCAGCAGCCCAAGGCGCAGGATCCGTACTGGGTGAACCCCGACGGGAAGGCTGCCCAGCAGGTCGCCGCCTATCGCGAGGACGGCGCCGAGAAGAACGCCGACCTGATCATGAAGATCGCCGAGCAGCCGGTCGGCGAGTGGATCGGCCCGGACAACCCGGAGGCCGAGGCCAAGGGCTTCACCGAGGCCGCGGCGAAGGCCGACCGCGACGCGCTGCTGGTGCTGTACAACATTCCGCACCGTGACTGCGGACAGTTCTCCAAGGGCGGCGCGGCCGACGGCAACGCCTACCGGGAGTGGGTCGACAAGGTCGCCAAAGGCATAGGCGACCGGCGGGCCACCGTCGTCCTGGAGCCGGATGCCGTCCTTCACCTGGTCGACGGCTGCACCCCGGACGAGTTCCACGAGGAGCGCTACGACCTGCTCAAGGGCGCCATCCAGCGGCTCAAGCAGCAGCCCGCGACCAAGGTGTACCTCGATGCGGGCAACGCCGGCTGGTCACAGCCCGATTCGCTCTTCGAGCCGCTCCAGTGGGCCGGCATCGACAAGGCCGACGGCTTCGCGGTGAACGTCTCCAACTTCCAGACCACCGCCGCCAGCAAGGACTTCGGCCGCAAGCTCTCGGCGAAGGTCGGCAACAAGCACTTCGTGATCGACACCAGCCGCAACGGCAACGGCCCGTACACGCAGGGCGATCCGAAGGAGAACTGGTGCAACCCGCCGGGCCGCGCGCTCGGTGAGCGTCCCACGACCAAGACCGGCGATCCGCTGGTCGACGGCTATCTGTGGATCAAGCGGCCCGGGGAGTCGGACGGGGACTGCAAGGGCGGCCCGAAGGCGGGCGACTGGTTTCCCGAGTACGCGCTCGAACTGGCCCGCAACACCAAGTAG
- a CDS encoding galactose oxidase-like domain-containing protein, with protein sequence MSTMPARPNHRRNRARRIAIGAAVVVAVAGFNGPAMWRFGSEQYHEYKINKPEYKAANGHWDYLDVPADFKINSIHAALLHTGKVLLIAGSGNNQKNFDAKKFESVLWDPKTDTFKKIPTPKDMFCAGHTQLPDGKLLVAGGTKRYEKLKGDATKAGGLMVVHNEDPDAPKTLPAGTKFTGKGNGKTFVSKDPVLVEKAKKVFDPATGKFLRNDPGLGRIYVEAEKSGKKYETGTEDNYRVQGLKGTDARNVYGIAQKLALDKKDFQGIKEAYEFDPVAEKYITVDPMNEARWYPTLTTLEDGRVLSLSGLDEIGQIVPGKDEIYDPETKKWEYTGIIRKFPTYPAIFLMDNGKLFYSGSNAGYGPADVGRDPGVWDLDTNKFRKIPGLSDPDQMETSATVMLPPAQDQRFMVIGGGGVGESEKSSKKSRLVDLKDPSPRFKDGATLDKGTRYPSASLLPDDSVLVTGGSEDYRGRGGSNVLEARTYDPKTGTYKRVADPQVGRNYHSGSVLLPDGRVMIFGSDSLFQDAANTKPGVFEQRIEIYTPPYLYRDTKPEVTGGPKRIERGGSGTFKVQSANAVKTAKLMRPSAVTHVTDVDQRSVALEVKKTAGGIEVTVPANRALVPSGWYMLFVTDDKGTPSQGVWVEVP encoded by the coding sequence ATGAGCACGATGCCCGCGCGGCCGAACCACCGCAGGAACCGCGCGCGCCGAATAGCCATAGGCGCGGCGGTCGTCGTGGCGGTGGCGGGATTCAACGGGCCCGCCATGTGGCGGTTCGGCTCGGAGCAGTACCACGAGTACAAGATCAACAAGCCGGAGTACAAGGCGGCGAACGGCCACTGGGACTACCTCGACGTCCCGGCCGATTTCAAGATCAACTCCATCCATGCCGCCCTGCTGCACACCGGCAAGGTGCTGCTGATCGCCGGCTCCGGGAACAACCAGAAGAACTTCGACGCGAAGAAGTTCGAGTCGGTGCTGTGGGACCCGAAGACCGACACCTTCAAGAAGATCCCCACGCCCAAGGACATGTTCTGTGCCGGGCACACCCAGCTGCCCGACGGCAAGCTGCTGGTCGCGGGCGGCACCAAGCGGTACGAGAAGCTCAAGGGCGACGCCACCAAGGCCGGCGGCCTGATGGTCGTCCACAACGAGGACCCGGACGCGCCGAAGACGCTGCCAGCGGGCACCAAGTTCACCGGCAAGGGCAACGGCAAGACCTTCGTCTCCAAGGACCCGGTCCTGGTCGAGAAGGCGAAGAAGGTCTTCGACCCGGCGACGGGCAAGTTCCTGCGCAACGACCCGGGTCTCGGCCGCATCTATGTGGAGGCCGAGAAGTCCGGCAAGAAGTACGAGACGGGCACCGAGGACAACTACCGGGTGCAGGGCCTCAAGGGCACCGACGCCCGCAACGTCTACGGCATCGCGCAGAAGCTCGCCCTCGACAAGAAGGACTTCCAGGGCATCAAGGAGGCCTACGAGTTCGACCCGGTCGCGGAGAAGTACATCACCGTCGACCCGATGAACGAGGCCCGCTGGTACCCGACGCTCACCACCCTCGAGGACGGCCGGGTCCTGTCCCTGTCCGGCCTCGACGAGATCGGGCAGATCGTCCCGGGCAAGGACGAGATCTACGACCCGGAGACCAAGAAGTGGGAGTACACCGGGATCATCAGGAAGTTCCCCACCTACCCGGCGATCTTCCTGATGGACAACGGCAAGCTCTTCTACTCCGGCTCCAACGCCGGGTACGGGCCCGCCGACGTCGGCCGTGACCCGGGCGTCTGGGACCTGGACACCAACAAGTTCCGCAAGATCCCCGGCCTCAGCGACCCCGACCAGATGGAGACCTCCGCGACGGTGATGCTGCCGCCCGCGCAGGACCAGAGGTTCATGGTCATCGGCGGTGGCGGGGTCGGCGAGTCGGAGAAGTCCAGCAAGAAGTCCCGCCTGGTCGACCTCAAGGACCCCAGCCCCCGCTTCAAGGACGGCGCAACCCTGGACAAGGGCACCCGCTACCCGAGCGCCTCGCTGCTGCCCGACGACTCGGTCCTGGTCACCGGCGGCTCCGAGGACTACCGCGGGCGCGGCGGCTCCAACGTGCTCGAGGCACGTACGTACGACCCGAAGACCGGCACGTACAAGCGGGTCGCCGACCCGCAGGTCGGGCGCAACTACCACTCGGGTTCGGTGCTGCTGCCCGACGGCCGTGTCATGATCTTCGGCTCGGACTCGCTGTTCCAGGACGCCGCCAACACCAAGCCGGGCGTCTTCGAGCAGCGCATCGAGATCTACACCCCGCCCTATCTCTACCGGGACACCAAGCCGGAGGTGACCGGCGGCCCCAAGCGCATCGAGCGGGGCGGGTCGGGCACCTTCAAGGTCCAGAGCGCGAACGCGGTGAAGACCGCGAAGCTGATGCGGCCCAGCGCGGTCACCCATGTCACCGACGTCGACCAGCGCTCCGTCGCGCTGGAGGTGAAGAAGACCGCGGGCGGCATCGAGGTCACCGTGCCCGCCAACCGGGCCCTGGTGCCCTCCGGTTGGTACATGCTCTTCGTGACGGACGACAAGGGCACCCCGTCCCAGGGTGTCTGGGTCGAGGTTCCGTAA
- a CDS encoding glycosyltransferase family 2 protein: MTSTPDGAGQPNDPSRTTQLRIPAHLRAAGARLRPKKALPRYDYEHYSRLAGPLTQPDPTRPYKVQYRSLLSQEPHRIRAALLLGAAPLVSLGLFAWLMQPQHWTERDPNLKNDTLLILDIVMLVSIGLIELFRTMNVLSNAHATLVARDPVPVVPESGTRVAFLTSFVPGKEPLEMVTKTLEAAVKIRHRGLMHVWLLDEGDDPAVKEVCARLGVHHFSRKGIAKWNQAKGAHRAKTKHGNYNAWLEAHGGDYDFFASVDTDHVPLPNYLERMLGYFRDPDVGFVIGPQVYGNYDTFVTKAAESQQFLFHALIQRAGNRYGAPMFVGTSNAVRIKAIKQIGGLYDSITEDMATGFEMHRTKNPATGNKWRSVYTPDVLAVGEGPSAWTDFFTQQLRWSRGTYETILTQYWKGFGTLPPGKLFNYTMMIIFYPMSALNWILAALSCALFLGMGASGVQIDPAIWMMLYGNASALQIGLYIWNRRHNVSPHEPEGSGGLAGMVMSALSAPIYARSLMDAALRRKSKFVVTPKGDSSSPDTLFGTFRIHLFFILVFGGSLVSSFFLGHDHPAMITWATLALLITAAPIFAWRHGIAAEKKKKKRGRRRAGGQPPTGPGTDSGPEQAHVPQPRPHFAATDQTMQIALGGRKK; encoded by the coding sequence ATGACGTCGACGCCAGACGGCGCCGGGCAGCCGAACGACCCTTCGCGGACCACGCAGCTCCGGATCCCCGCGCATCTGCGCGCGGCCGGCGCCCGACTGCGCCCCAAGAAGGCGCTTCCGCGGTACGACTACGAGCACTACAGCCGGCTTGCCGGTCCCCTTACCCAGCCGGACCCGACCCGGCCCTACAAGGTGCAGTACCGCTCCCTGCTCTCGCAGGAGCCCCACCGCATCCGGGCCGCCCTCCTGCTGGGCGCCGCCCCGCTGGTGTCGCTGGGCCTGTTCGCCTGGCTGATGCAGCCTCAGCACTGGACCGAGCGCGACCCCAACCTGAAGAACGACACGCTGCTCATCCTCGACATTGTCATGCTCGTCTCCATCGGGCTGATCGAGCTCTTCCGGACGATGAACGTGCTGTCGAACGCGCACGCGACGCTGGTGGCGCGTGACCCGGTCCCCGTGGTGCCCGAGTCCGGCACCAGGGTCGCCTTCCTCACCTCCTTCGTCCCGGGCAAGGAGCCCCTGGAGATGGTGACGAAGACCCTGGAGGCGGCCGTGAAGATACGCCACCGCGGGCTGATGCACGTCTGGCTGCTCGACGAGGGCGACGACCCTGCCGTCAAGGAGGTCTGCGCCCGGCTCGGCGTCCACCACTTCTCCCGCAAGGGCATAGCGAAGTGGAACCAGGCCAAGGGCGCCCACCGCGCCAAGACCAAGCACGGCAACTACAACGCCTGGCTCGAGGCGCACGGCGGCGACTACGACTTCTTCGCCTCCGTCGACACCGACCACGTCCCGCTGCCCAACTATCTGGAGCGGATGCTCGGCTACTTCCGCGACCCGGACGTCGGCTTCGTCATCGGCCCGCAGGTCTACGGCAACTACGACACCTTCGTCACCAAGGCCGCCGAGTCCCAGCAGTTCCTCTTCCACGCCCTGATCCAGCGCGCGGGCAACCGCTACGGCGCCCCGATGTTCGTCGGCACCTCCAACGCCGTACGCATCAAGGCCATCAAGCAGATCGGCGGTCTGTACGACTCGATCACCGAGGACATGGCCACGGGCTTCGAGATGCACCGGACCAAGAACCCGGCCACCGGCAACAAGTGGCGCTCGGTCTACACCCCGGACGTGCTGGCCGTCGGTGAGGGCCCGTCCGCGTGGACCGACTTCTTCACCCAGCAGCTGCGCTGGTCCCGCGGCACCTACGAGACGATCCTCACGCAGTACTGGAAGGGCTTCGGCACGCTGCCGCCCGGCAAGCTCTTCAACTACACGATGATGATCATCTTCTACCCGATGTCCGCGCTCAACTGGATTCTGGCCGCGCTGAGCTGTGCGCTGTTCCTGGGCATGGGCGCCTCGGGTGTGCAGATCGACCCGGCGATCTGGATGATGCTGTACGGCAACGCCTCGGCGCTGCAGATCGGCCTCTACATCTGGAACCGCCGCCACAATGTCTCGCCGCACGAGCCGGAGGGCTCCGGCGGCCTCGCCGGCATGGTGATGTCGGCGCTCTCCGCGCCGATCTACGCCCGCTCGCTGATGGATGCAGCACTGCGCCGCAAGAGCAAGTTCGTGGTGACCCCCAAGGGCGACTCGTCCAGCCCGGACACCCTCTTCGGCACCTTCAGGATCCACCTCTTCTTCATCCTGGTCTTCGGCGGCTCTCTCGTCTCGTCCTTCTTCCTCGGACACGACCATCCCGCGATGATCACCTGGGCCACGCTGGCCCTGCTGATCACGGCGGCGCCCATCTTCGCCTGGCGCCACGGCATCGCCGCGGAGAAGAAAAAGAAGAAGCGCGGCCGGCGGCGCGCGGGCGGACAGCCGCCGACGGGACCGGGTACGGACTCGGGGCCGGAGCAGGCCCATGTACCGCAGCCGAGGCCCCACTTCGCAGCCACCGACCAGACCATGCAGATCGCCCTTGGGGGACGTAAGAAATGA
- a CDS encoding peptidoglycan-binding protein, protein MAVPAFEEYQPTGDCDCAGCAQQRRILAAGGHPAAHGCRRALVLLTAAGVVLGGSGGAAGAVENPPGTGPAAGGAAARTAGARTADGPEPATEQGTAGPLHGPAGLPAAAGTPLRRLSRADIIDRAKRWVNAKVPYSMSKYWSDGYRQDCSGYVSMAWNLVGNEWTGSLAQFGHRILREELEPGDILLFHNPDDPTTGSHVTIFGGWTDYTHTHYMAYEQTKPRTRVRATPMAYWTNSAGYVAYRYKGLATGTSGSEAPPEKVTAPPPAPAPVPGVAPVPVPGVAPAPVPGVAPVPVPGVTLAPFPGLPAFGPGANNAHITRLGELLIGRGGKRFYTEGPGPLWGEADRQAIAAFQLAQGWRGSEADGLPGPGTWQLLVSGTGRNIPAAATPVTTPGAAPVTAPVPTPVTAPATASGAVSASAPATAPGAAPVAPSGTRPGTRASTPPGAEVPAFPGRDHFRPGRSGAHLTQLRQRLAERGHGTYDTSLPSPQWDEADRRNVQAFQLAQGWRGGEADGYPGPVTWRRLFS, encoded by the coding sequence ATGGCTGTGCCGGCGTTCGAGGAGTACCAGCCGACGGGTGACTGTGACTGCGCCGGATGCGCCCAGCAGCGTCGCATTCTCGCCGCCGGAGGGCATCCGGCGGCGCACGGCTGCCGACGTGCACTCGTGCTGCTGACCGCCGCGGGAGTGGTGCTGGGCGGCAGCGGTGGGGCGGCCGGGGCCGTCGAGAACCCCCCGGGCACCGGTCCGGCCGCCGGTGGCGCGGCGGCCCGTACGGCAGGTGCGCGCACCGCCGACGGCCCGGAGCCCGCGACCGAACAGGGCACCGCCGGACCGCTGCACGGTCCGGCGGGTCTGCCGGCCGCCGCCGGGACCCCGCTGCGCCGGCTCAGCCGGGCAGACATCATCGACCGGGCCAAGCGGTGGGTGAACGCGAAGGTGCCGTACAGCATGTCGAAGTACTGGAGCGACGGCTATCGCCAGGACTGCTCCGGCTATGTGTCGATGGCCTGGAATCTCGTGGGCAACGAGTGGACGGGCAGCCTCGCGCAGTTCGGCCACCGGATCCTGCGCGAGGAACTCGAACCCGGCGACATCCTGCTGTTCCACAACCCGGACGATCCGACCACCGGCTCGCACGTGACGATCTTCGGCGGCTGGACCGACTACACGCACACCCACTACATGGCCTACGAGCAGACGAAGCCGCGCACCCGGGTGAGGGCGACGCCGATGGCCTACTGGACCAACTCGGCCGGTTATGTGGCCTATCGCTACAAGGGCCTGGCGACCGGGACCTCCGGCAGCGAGGCGCCACCGGAGAAGGTCACCGCACCGCCTCCCGCTCCCGCCCCCGTTCCGGGTGTGGCGCCTGTCCCTGTTCCGGGTGTGGCTCCCGCCCCCGTTCCGGGTGTGGCGCCTGTCCCTGTTCCGGGTGTGACCCTCGCCCCCTTCCCGGGTCTCCCGGCGTTCGGGCCCGGGGCGAACAACGCACACATCACCCGGCTGGGCGAGCTGCTCATCGGCCGTGGCGGCAAGCGGTTCTACACGGAAGGTCCCGGGCCGCTGTGGGGTGAGGCGGACCGCCAGGCGATCGCGGCCTTCCAGCTCGCCCAGGGCTGGCGCGGCTCCGAGGCCGACGGGCTGCCCGGGCCCGGCACCTGGCAGCTGCTGGTGAGCGGCACGGGCAGGAACATCCCGGCGGCCGCAACGCCCGTCACCACGCCCGGTGCTGCGCCTGTCACCGCGCCCGTCCCGACGCCTGTCACCGCGCCGGCCACCGCGTCCGGTGCTGTGTCGGCCTCCGCGCCCGCCACCGCGCCCGGTGCTGCGCCCGTTGCTCCGTCCGGTACTCGGCCCGGCACTCGCGCGAGTACTCCACCCGGTGCCGAGGTGCCCGCCTTCCCGGGGCGCGACCACTTTCGGCCCGGCAGGTCCGGCGCACACCTCACCCAGCTCCGACAGCGGCTGGCCGAGCGCGGCCACGGCACGTACGACACCTCCCTCCCCTCACCACAGTGGGACGAGGCGGACCGGCGCAATGTGCAGGCGTTCCAGCTCGCGCAGGGCTGGCGCGGCGGCGAGGCCGACGGCTATCCGGGTCCGGTGACCTGGCGGCGGCTCTTCTCCTGA
- a CDS encoding SPFH domain-containing protein encodes MNTTMSEQPEGGMPSETTRRQPIIAAETTTEIPVHLLFRDDNGPLLRPSVVARRQGTGEQPKVTGRTLPPRLPAAPVRSTPPCDPDLVERPGPALSGWTALVAGSCSVAGIVAVLWGTGAVPVPVAALFGLTPPHPFHGIGFGLCALLALGVLLALFAFGGLARGRVGHAWVLMLCGDYQGSVRRTGLVWVSPLVLRRRIDVRLRHWRSEPIAAVDAHGTALRVAVLVVWRVTDTARAALGMENHEQYLGEQVEASLTRVLSHLPPEGTVSTLRNADAFGDALTRMLAAECAPVGLEVFSAQPTSIEYEPEVAAALQRERIAAIDARHRDTVLTSVVDAVDDTVGRLTQRGLVELDDYERKALVKDLTVAFYTGRAGAVEAP; translated from the coding sequence ATGAACACCACGATGTCGGAGCAGCCGGAGGGCGGCATGCCGTCCGAGACCACGCGGCGCCAACCGATCATCGCAGCCGAGACGACGACGGAAATCCCGGTGCATCTGCTGTTCCGGGACGACAACGGCCCGCTCCTTCGGCCGTCCGTCGTGGCGCGCCGTCAGGGCACCGGCGAGCAGCCCAAGGTCACCGGCCGCACGCTGCCCCCGCGCCTGCCGGCCGCCCCGGTCAGGTCCACGCCGCCCTGTGACCCGGACCTGGTCGAACGCCCCGGTCCCGCGCTGTCCGGCTGGACCGCCCTGGTCGCGGGCAGTTGCTCGGTCGCGGGGATCGTAGCGGTGCTCTGGGGCACCGGCGCCGTGCCGGTCCCGGTCGCGGCGCTCTTCGGGCTGACCCCACCGCACCCCTTCCACGGCATCGGCTTCGGGCTGTGTGCGCTGCTCGCGCTCGGGGTGCTGCTCGCGCTGTTCGCGTTCGGCGGCCTGGCGCGCGGCCGGGTCGGCCATGCCTGGGTGCTGATGCTGTGCGGCGACTACCAGGGGAGTGTGCGGCGTACGGGACTGGTGTGGGTGAGTCCGCTCGTGCTGCGCCGCCGGATCGACGTACGGCTGCGGCACTGGCGCAGCGAGCCGATCGCGGCCGTCGACGCGCACGGCACGGCGCTGCGGGTGGCGGTGCTCGTGGTGTGGCGGGTCACGGACACCGCGCGCGCGGCGCTCGGGATGGAGAACCACGAGCAGTATCTGGGCGAGCAGGTGGAGGCGTCGCTGACGCGGGTGCTCTCGCACCTGCCGCCGGAGGGGACCGTCTCGACGCTGCGCAATGCCGACGCCTTCGGTGACGCGCTGACCCGGATGCTCGCGGCCGAGTGCGCGCCGGTGGGGCTCGAGGTGTTCTCGGCCCAGCCGACGTCCATCGAGTACGAGCCCGAGGTGGCCGCGGCGCTGCAGCGGGAGCGGATCGCGGCCATCGACGCCCGCCACCGGGACACCGTGCTGACCTCGGTCGTGGACGCGGTGGACGACACGGTCGGCCGGCTGACCCAGCGGGGGCTCGTGGAGCTGGACGACTACGAGCGCAAGGCACTGGTCAAGGATCTGACCGTCGCCTTCTACACGGGCCGGGCGGGTGCCGTGGAGGCACCGTGA
- a CDS encoding lytic polysaccharide monooxygenase auxiliary activity family 9 protein, protein MRKKIGAAVVGLAVTGATLLATGSASSHGYTDSPISRQKLCANRTVADCGEIIWEPQSVEGLKGFPAAGPADGTICAGGNSRFAQLDDPRGGTWPTTKVSSGQNYTFRWQFTAMHSTTDFKYYITRNGWNPSQKLTRAALESQPFLTIPYGGQRPPSTLSHSGTLPSKSGRHLILAVWTVHDTGNAFYACSDVQF, encoded by the coding sequence ATGCGAAAGAAGATAGGTGCGGCCGTGGTCGGCCTCGCCGTGACGGGCGCCACCCTGCTCGCCACCGGCAGCGCCAGCAGCCACGGCTACACCGACTCGCCCATCAGCCGCCAGAAACTCTGTGCCAACCGCACCGTCGCCGACTGCGGCGAGATCATCTGGGAACCCCAGAGCGTCGAAGGCCTCAAGGGCTTCCCGGCGGCGGGCCCGGCCGACGGAACGATCTGCGCCGGTGGCAACAGCCGCTTCGCGCAGCTCGACGACCCGCGCGGCGGCACCTGGCCCACCACCAAGGTCTCGTCGGGGCAGAACTACACCTTCCGGTGGCAGTTCACCGCCATGCACTCGACGACCGACTTCAAGTACTACATCACCAGGAACGGCTGGAACCCGAGCCAGAAGCTCACCCGCGCCGCCCTCGAATCGCAGCCGTTCCTGACGATTCCGTACGGAGGCCAGCGCCCGCCGTCCACGCTCAGCCACTCCGGGACGCTGCCGTCGAAGTCCGGCCGCCATCTGATCCTGGCGGTCTGGACCGTGCACGACACCGGCAACGCCTTCTACGCCTGTTCGGACGTCCAGTTCTGA